Proteins encoded in a region of the Agromyces protaetiae genome:
- a CDS encoding DUF5684 domain-containing protein codes for MTPDPSDLGGLVTTLIVTTVASLLIVAAVYVWTGLAMSRLFARLSVEPWRGWVPLLNVAEILALGGSPRWIALLFLVPLANIYALVMFAIAAHRVNALFGKGAGMTVLAVLVLPAWASVLAWGRDAPDPERGRLVTAVGGQARTTGPLAVPPQPVAPRPETPAGRGPTEPRAFPPLPGLEHQAPVRPGAQTPGTQAAPQPASAHVPPPPAAIAPPPGAVSTGWPVSPPARPAPQAATPTGTPAYPQQPPTGQPVTGPSPADRRAFPPPTGQPVAGQYAPPPADAGPAPAPQQSPAPPAAPESSSTPWAPGPDLATPPHGSAAAPAAPPAYSAPAPAPAPAPPTAAPVDDQHGGLDFADAATIVVSGDDSDDEFGDVESTVIVDRRPRRQWRLELDDGEVLPLTEEVVVLGRNPSAAAGEQRLAVPDRTRTLSKTHARLAQRHGAWTITDLGSTNGVLIVDPAGEETLIESHIETTISGRFVLGEVGMRVTEATA; via the coding sequence GTGACCCCAGACCCGTCCGATCTCGGTGGACTCGTCACGACCCTCATCGTGACCACGGTCGCCTCCCTGCTCATCGTGGCTGCCGTCTACGTGTGGACCGGCCTCGCGATGTCGCGCCTGTTCGCGCGGCTGTCGGTCGAACCGTGGCGTGGGTGGGTGCCGCTGCTGAACGTCGCGGAGATCCTGGCGCTCGGCGGTTCGCCGCGCTGGATCGCGCTGCTCTTCCTCGTGCCGCTGGCCAACATCTACGCGCTCGTGATGTTCGCCATCGCGGCGCACCGGGTCAATGCACTCTTCGGCAAGGGCGCCGGCATGACCGTGCTCGCCGTGCTCGTGCTGCCGGCCTGGGCGAGCGTGCTCGCGTGGGGGCGCGACGCGCCGGATCCCGAACGTGGCCGGCTCGTGACCGCGGTCGGCGGCCAGGCCCGGACGACGGGGCCGCTCGCCGTTCCGCCGCAGCCCGTGGCGCCGCGTCCCGAGACCCCGGCCGGCCGAGGCCCGACCGAACCGCGGGCCTTCCCGCCGCTGCCGGGCCTCGAACATCAGGCGCCCGTACGCCCCGGCGCGCAGACCCCGGGCACGCAGGCTGCGCCCCAACCGGCGTCGGCCCACGTCCCGCCGCCGCCCGCGGCCATCGCCCCGCCGCCCGGAGCGGTGAGCACGGGGTGGCCGGTGTCGCCGCCCGCGAGGCCGGCGCCGCAGGCCGCGACGCCGACGGGGACTCCGGCATACCCGCAGCAGCCGCCGACCGGGCAGCCCGTGACCGGGCCGTCGCCGGCCGACCGGCGGGCATTCCCGCCGCCGACGGGCCAGCCCGTCGCCGGTCAGTACGCCCCGCCGCCCGCAGACGCCGGACCGGCGCCCGCGCCGCAGCAGTCGCCCGCGCCGCCCGCCGCGCCGGAATCGTCGAGCACGCCCTGGGCGCCGGGCCCTGACCTGGCGACGCCGCCGCACGGCTCAGCGGCCGCTCCCGCCGCGCCGCCGGCCTACTCGGCTCCCGCCCCGGCGCCGGCTCCAGCGCCGCCGACTGCAGCGCCGGTCGACGACCAGCACGGCGGGCTCGACTTCGCGGATGCCGCGACGATCGTCGTCTCCGGCGACGACTCGGACGACGAGTTCGGTGACGTCGAGTCGACCGTGATCGTCGATCGGCGGCCCCGGCGTCAATGGCGGCTCGAGCTCGACGATGGCGAGGTGCTGCCGCTGACCGAGGAGGTCGTCGTGCTCGGGCGCAACCCGTCCGCCGCGGCGGGCGAGCAGCGGCTCGCGGTCCCCGATCGCACCCGCACGCTGTCGAAGACGCACGCCCGGCTCGCGCAGCGTCACGGCGCGTGGACCATCACCGACCTCGGATCGACGAACGGTGTGCTCATCGTCGACCCCGCCGGCGAGGAGACCCTCATCGAATCCCACATCGAGACCACCATCAGCGGCCGCTTCGTGCTCGGCGAGGTCGGCATGCGTGTGACCGAGGCGACGGCGTGA
- a CDS encoding PP2C family protein-serine/threonine phosphatase, with translation MTVVPAPVTLAVGVRTDTGHRRAANEDSVLAESPVFVVADGMGGHEAGDRASAAVVAAFDRYARDGERATIDGVRMALAAAEADVGDLATGSARGAGSTVTGVALVDHEGLPCWLVFNVGDSRVYRQLGSDLQQITIDHSLGQELVDSGELRREDLREFPKRNVITRAIGAVDSAADSWLLPLTNGERLLICSDGLTSEVSDEAIRATLTMTGRADTAADALVARALDAGGRDNITVIVIDVVSGGTPGEGDDTTSGRFDRVVVESTEDGTTLPVRAGR, from the coding sequence GTGACCGTGGTGCCCGCTCCCGTGACGCTCGCCGTGGGCGTGCGCACCGACACCGGCCATCGCCGCGCCGCGAACGAGGACTCGGTGCTCGCGGAGTCGCCCGTGTTCGTCGTCGCCGACGGCATGGGCGGCCACGAGGCCGGCGACCGTGCGAGCGCGGCCGTGGTGGCCGCGTTCGATCGGTACGCGCGCGACGGCGAGCGCGCCACGATCGACGGCGTGCGCATGGCGCTCGCCGCGGCCGAGGCCGACGTCGGCGACCTTGCGACCGGCTCGGCGCGGGGTGCCGGATCGACCGTCACGGGTGTGGCGCTCGTCGATCACGAGGGCCTGCCGTGCTGGCTGGTGTTCAACGTCGGCGACTCGCGCGTGTACCGGCAGCTCGGCAGCGACCTGCAGCAGATCACGATCGATCACAGCCTCGGGCAGGAGCTCGTCGACAGCGGCGAGCTGCGACGCGAGGACCTGCGCGAGTTCCCGAAGCGGAACGTGATCACGCGCGCGATCGGCGCGGTCGACAGTGCCGCCGACAGCTGGCTGCTGCCGCTCACGAACGGCGAACGCCTGCTGATCTGCTCGGACGGGCTCACGAGCGAGGTGTCCGACGAGGCGATCAGGGCGACGCTGACCATGACGGGCCGAGCCGACACCGCCGCCGACGCCCTCGTCGCGCGTGCGCTCGACGCGGGTGGCCGGGACAACATCACGGTCATCGTCATCGACGTCGTCTCGGGCGGCACGCCCGGCGAGGGCGACGACACCACGAGCGGGCGCTTCGACCGGGTCGTGGTCGAGTCCACCGAAGACGGTACGACGCTTCCGGTGCGGGCGGGCCGATGA